CGGCCAGGCCGGCGATCAGCACGGTGCGGGTGCGTTCCGGCGCCGGCAGCACCTTCAGCGTCACCTCGGTCATGGCGGCCAAGGTGCCGAAGGAGCCGGCCAGCAGCTTCGACATGTCGTAGCCGGTGACGTTCTTGACCACCTGGCCGCCCGACTTGAAAGCCTCGCCCCGGCCGCTGACGCCGTGCACGCCGAGGAAATGATCGCGCGCCGCACCGCGGGCGATGCGCCTGGGCCCGGAAAGGTTGCAGGCCAGCACGCCGCCGATGGTGGCGCCGGCCTCGGCCGAGCCACCCAGCAGCGCGGCATAGGAGGGCGGCTCGAAGGCGAGCTGCTGGTTCTCGGCCGCCAGCAGCTCTTCGATCTCGGCCAGCGGCGTGCCGGCGCCGGCGCTGAGCACCAATTCCTCTGGCTCGTAAAGCGAGACGCCGGAAAGCGCCGCCAGGTCGAGGCGCGGCAAATCCCCCAGCGGCCGGCCCCAAGCCGCTTTGCTGCCCAGGCCACGAACTTCCAGCGCCCTGGTCTCGGCCGCCGCCCAGGCCAGCAGCTCCAACACCTGGCCGGCATCCGAGGGGGAGAAATTCTCGGCCATGCCTGCCTCAGAAACGCGGCAGGTCGGGAAACGGCAGCTGGCCCCGGTGGACGTGCATGTGGCCCAGTTCGGCACAGCCCCGCACGGTGGGGAAGACCTTGCCCGGGTTGAGCAGGCCGTCGGGGTCGAAGGCGCACTTGACGCGCTGCTGCTGCTCGAGATCTTGGTCCGTGAACATGGCGCCCATGAGGTCGCGTTTCTCGACGCCGACGCCGTGCTCGCCGGTCAGCACGCCGCCCACTTCGACGCAGAGCTTGAGGATCTCGGAGCCGAAGTCCTCGGCCCGCTCGAGCTCGCCGGGCTGGTTGGCGTCGTAGAGTATCAGCGGGTGCAAATTGCCGTCGCCGGCGTGGAAGACGTTGGCCACGCGCAAGCCGAAACGGGCCGAAAGCTCGCCGATGCGGCGCAGCACTTGGGGCAATTGGTGGCGCGGAATGGTGCCGTCCATGCAGTAATAGTCGGGACTGAGGCGGCCGATGGCGGGAAAGGCCGCCTTGCGCCCGGCCCAGAAGCGCAAGCGCTCCTCTTCCGAGGTCGAGGCCCGCACCGTCACGGCGCCCGCGGCCCGGGCGATCTCGGCCACCCGGATGGCCAGGTGTTCGACCTCGGAGGCCGAGCCGTCGAGTTCGACGATAAGCAGCGCCTCGACATCCAGGGGATAGCCGGCCTGGCAGAAGGCCTCGGCCGCCCGGGTGGCGTTTTTGTCCATCATCTCCATGCCGCCGGGAATGATGCCGGCGGCGATGACCTTGCTGACGCATTCGCCGCCGGCCTCGATGGTGGCAAAGCCGATGAGCAGCGCCTGGGCCGTCTCGGGCTTCTTGAGGATGCGCACGGTAACCTCGGTGATGACGCCGAGCAGCCCTTCGGACCCCGTCATCAGGCCCAACAGATCGTAGCCCTCGGCCTCCAGGTGGCGCCCGCCCAGGCGCACCGTCTCGCCGCTCAGCAGCACCACCTCGAGACCCAGGATGTTGTTGGTCGTGACGCCGTATTTCAGGCAATGC
This Alphaproteobacteria bacterium DNA region includes the following protein-coding sequences:
- a CDS encoding FAD-linked oxidase C-terminal domain-containing protein, which produces MRMPEPDAEVMAQKDELVAALSRIVPGEGVIARDEELGVYECDGLTAYRQKPLAVVLPETSAQIAEVLGVCRAFRAKVVPRGAGTSLSGGALPLADGIVLGLSKFNRILEIDYANRCVVAQPGVTNLGISQAVEHAGFYYAPDPSSQVACTIGGNVAENAGGVHCLKYGVTTNNILGLEVVLLSGETVRLGGRHLEAEGYDLLGLMTGSEGLLGVITEVTVRILKKPETAQALLIGFATIEAGGECVSKVIAAGIIPGGMEMMDKNATRAAEAFCQAGYPLDVEALLIVELDGSASEVEHLAIRVAEIARAAGAVTVRASTSEEERLRFWAGRKAAFPAIGRLSPDYYCMDGTIPRHQLPQVLRRIGELSARFGLRVANVFHAGDGNLHPLILYDANQPGELERAEDFGSEILKLCVEVGGVLTGEHGVGVEKRDLMGAMFTDQDLEQQQRVKCAFDPDGLLNPGKVFPTVRGCAELGHMHVHRGQLPFPDLPRF